In Conger conger chromosome 9, fConCon1.1, whole genome shotgun sequence, the genomic stretch CATAACTTGCCAATTGCACCTGAAtcataaaaatatgtaaatcatCCTGAAGAAAGGTACTTTATGGTGTTGAGAATATTGTCTTGTCTCATGTGGAAGTAATTTTGAACCGGTATAGGAACACCATGCTTTCATCTGTCATAACTGTCATATAATATTCATGCAACAATACAAACAAGCGAACCCTCTAGGTGACCAGCTGTGCCTACCAGTGGGAGGGCTgttgcagtctgtgtgtgtgcgtttgtgtgtgtgtctttgtagatgtgtattcagaaatgaatttaatcagaGTAAAACAGTCAATGTGATATATGATAAATCTAAACTTAAAGGCTCAAACCTACACATAGTGAGCACTTCaggaggtatttattagacatatttttttgacTCATTACATTGCTTATTCGTGCTGCTGTaagtaccaaaaatgatctattgatcgtagaaagttctggaaagcACCATGTATTGAATATCGCCGTGTTTCACATGATTTCTATGTTAATGATTCCTTTTTGTTCAAAAAACAGCTAACTGTATGTAATagaagcatttattttttagaaagtcAATGGGCCGATTCGCCACCATGGTTTCAGGACAGAGAGGTTCTAATCAGTTGAAGCACAGCCAAGTCATCTGATGTTTTTTGGAGAAATGATATGAGGAGTTGAGATAAGAGCAGTGCATGAATTGGGTGTGAGTCTGATATTCAAGGTTGAAGTCCGATTTGGACCGGcttttgtgtacatgtgcaaataaagtctgattttctgaagaacttgctgccgtaTCTCTTCCTTCCTGAAGTTATTTTTCAACAAACTGAAGATTGGACCTGGAAGTCTGCCGTTTACGAGTCTTACTAcatctgattcaaatcagagagctggtaagctctctcactttctttaatttttttgcatataaatacgaaagttaaactcacgtatattgttattttactgTGGATTTCAGATGacgctcacctgtgatatgtATAAAGGGCAATTTCCCTGACAGTAGAAAAACAGGGAGCTTGTTTGAATAGGAAGCATATCTGTAGTCACTGATGGGTTTTGCTCCGCCCTcagtcaaaatatttaaaaggccAGCATCGGGTCAAGTCAAGACAAGAAGCAAACTCCTCAGATAATCACCTCACCCAGCGTGATATCATAAGGTAACAGAACACTGGGCTATTTTGATACTTGATATACCGTTACTGTAAAAACAGCCCCTTCATTCATATTGCTGTTTTACTTGTGTCTCTTTATTGAccattgtattgcattatgggTGAtttatctgtctctcctccTAGCTGAAGAGCCATCATGGCTATCTTCGCATTGCCAGCATTCCTCGTTGTTGCTGTTCTCTCTAGCATGACTTTGGGTGAGTCCCGATTCGTGTTCTTTCCAGGTGGAAGAGTTAGTGTCTAATATTGTGTCTGAAACAACAAGGCTAATACTCTAATAATCTATTATTTgcttaaatcaaatcaataattGGGCAGGACGTTGCATTTCTATGCATATATGAGTTGGTAATTGAAACCTGGCCTTCCAGGAAGCAAATGTTATGAGTGCTTGCCAATTTATTGCAACAGGAATAATGTTACTTTTGTGGCAGTAATCCTTATGAACATGTTGGACCTGACAGTTTGCCCTGCCATTATAGCAGGCCTCAGTATcattgtgtgaaaaaaaatatgaagacTCTTCCACAAGGTATTGATCCTTAGGTTTTAGCACTGAGATGTGTGAACAACAAACTAACAAGCAGACTAATAATGTTATATTGTATGCATACGCTCCTCAGTATCTCAAGGGGCTGAGACAGACCTTTGTCAGGGTCCCTGCTATTCTGGTTGGACTTACCATAATGGCCGCTGCTTCCAGCACATTGCTGATGAGAAGACATGGCTTGACGCTGAGGTAACATCTTAAAGGAGAAGTTCACTTCCTCaagcttttaaaatattgtttcatttgtaGTGCGTGCACCTGGTCTCAGAAAGATTTTTGTGCAAAGCATAGTATTTTAGATGCATACAGTCTTTGAAGACCTGCCAGCTTTACAATGGGCATTTCGAACAAGGGCCACCTGTGATTTAAAGTAAGGAAATGCACTTAAAGTGAGTGCAACCTTCTGTGTACATTGTTATCTCTCCAGTGGTCATACATAATGGCAGATTTAATTGTAGCATTTATTCACAAGTACAAACACTTTCTCTGAggagtttccatgttctccctgtgcctgaGCGGGTTTCCTCGGGTACTCCAGTTACCTCCCAAAATACAAAGGCATGCAGATTAAGCTACctgggggggcattaacaggacATTGTTGCAAAGGTCTGGAATGCGTGCTCAGTTAACCTACCCAGTATAAATAATggttaataaatgaatatattgCAGTTATGTATTAACATCTGAGTTCTGAAGCAGCACAAACTCTTCCCTCCAAAGAACCCAAGTCATGTAGATGTAAGACCTAACACCACAATATCTTTTCATTCAGGAGGCATGACCATAGGAAGTATTTCCAACCAAAAATAAGATTATTTTGGAGTTTGGAGGCATGAACTCACTGTACAATATACCTTTCTActtgaagtgcattttcttgCTTTGAACCactgtaaggcggaaattattattatctggcattatcactcagggctggtcagcttgctggcttcctctggtattgtggaatatgtggctgtaaagtaaattaacccaggagcatgcaccattaaaccccactatctccgcacccatacgggcaggagcctgtgggggaagactgattacgacggggcaacattctttacggcacagagaggttgggaggaaatacttcctgctaggccctgaccttctcctgaaccccctttattgctccctccctctttactcagtcactaattaatgtgtacagcactggatgtttcataacaaagtcagtttagataataaaaagtttggtattattctgatggtttcagtgcgactggtgcaatggttttatttctgcaacagcaaaccctggacatcataaccaaccaggaaccagagagaaactgtgtggagctctgccccagtgaaagccatgtgcctcaacccccctgcgtttcctggggaggcgtggctccaaattacagatgggagacccatttttagggttaacatcaaaggccagattttggatttaaggacagtaaactaagcaatctgggagaatgcaatcagcctcccgtgcacacagtgcacgtaatttctacgtacagggtgtctgtagccagactcccgtatgtagcttttattaccaggtatgacttttaagactccgtaatttggtttccgttgtaatgttttttgatttggaacgagtatgtaattacgtatgtaacctgcctggtaaaataaaattgttaaaacttgatctgtgtgatttcgcttactgacactcaatgttatacagggaatgcttggtttaccccctcgaactggtctagggaggatgaatatttacgcttaatgtatcacggcgtatagcacccgtagacctatgatggtaaatccctcgcctccgcgtggtagttcattcatgtcgagcacagccgtagctaggttggtctgcttgggtcccgaggctgtaaacagatatacccaagagtagctattcctgcgacctctgtgatgactatagatatctagtcagttcgtgagacgtgcacataacgcgcaatgtgacatgcggcggtaccagcaaaggactgttcggagagtaaatctcagtacaggattcctatagcgatcaagtcaaaattatcaataagaaatctacctaatgtggataactaatctaaattattattctaaaatggagtcagataaacaaaggtgaatatattggccctattgtggagattcttggtcagcccggaccagtaaagagcggaagacAGAGgggtactcctgtctttgtatcatggtttatttattggctgatctagactctctgcataggggccactaatttttaaccctattagtatcctctcagcaacaccagaagggcgagcacgctgataccttcagccctcgctaaattccgtcattgggttagcgtggggttttacaccacaaccacacaaatGCCCAGACACCACACATTGTAAAGTtggttttcatattttacacgTTTTGGCCGTCAAAACTGCAGTATTCTCAGTTTCTCAATTTATTGCATCATTTACCAAGCACATGTTTGTTGTCTCTCCCCTACTTCCTTGCTCAGCTACACTGTGTGAGTCTTGGAGGAAACCTGGCCTCAGAGCATAGTGAAGATGATCATGTGTTTCTGAAGAAGCTCAATGGCAATGATAAGTCATTCTGGATCGGATTGTCAGACACGCACAAGGTACTTTTGGAAGGGCATCTGAACGATTTGTACAATCCTCACTGTTAAGAgtatgatttttgtgttaaaacatattTCCAAGACCATTATAaattccttcctatcattgaaaaatactCACTGACatcaccctttgcctgtgtttatagtccttaaattctggtttcaaaatatatagttgACAGGTCGTCAcattgtaccaaaacattgaagctcattggttgaaaattggttctaattgccacagccaattgcgtGGGGGCTTACGCAGATTGTtcgcgtgtagctgcccaaattgcactccagacaagctatcactgaatcTCTGAATACtgttgcttattatccaagcgaagacgacatgtctagttataaaacaataccagttcacttGGATACTAATGTAAGCCAgtaataagtaacatttggtgtcatgcgctggtcagcttgctgacttccccctcccggagcatacattgttagcccccacctttttggcacacatgcctgtgggggagagctagagaaggattcctaGAGGAGCCTTCTtgggccccctggggagcccccccttctctcacatccCTTacagggttagagcacaggaatactggagatggcatgaagatgtttcatgataatcccaggtcagaatatagtaatgtttggtgttattctgattggttcagtgcgactggtgtaatggtctagtttttgtaacagtctacctttgatatcataaccatccaggagtgGAGGGGAAACtaggcaaaagctgtctctgtaggagccatttgttttagctgtaaattacagattGGTGACCcctttttagggtcaagaactaaggcctggatttcggagataaggagaagaaaccaagcaatctggggttttgtctcctttcctttcattcacgcaaatcaggtttatccaaaaggtatattaccatgagaggcacaaatacatattcacaccataatgcagttatcatgaagactcccaactacatcattcatagatatgatggggcggcctgtagcgtagtggttaaggtcaggaagggctgccatttgtgaggagccTAAGAGCTGGGGTTTATGTGTCAAAATGTTTAGACTACCTTTGGGGAGTTTCAGGCCATTGGCGCtgaaggagataaggggaagatggactgtggctgtgttttagtTGAGAGGTCACAGGGGTCATGGGAACTGTGACCCACCACCAGGGCACCTCCTATGGGAAAGGCTCCggacactcccacagtgccctcgttttggcactgctgtcattacaccggtgactgctctcctagattaaatattcaaaactgctattaagatagtaaatagaccagGTAAAACCTTGTaaacattgtccatgtgatccttgtattattgcattaagtcttttgtaatggtaacaggaagtgcatgtaaaatggataatcaggagggaagtttcatgataactgcaacataataaaacataagggtaatctgtttggtatggatgtgatctggtaaaatcaaagaattggatgagatacatttcataccaaatggagtttaataaaccatagtttcagtaactcaaggtaaaatctacacgtcctctctgggaatcatctcacctccttaacaacccccaagggtgggggtctaaattccagatttgaccacccctccaggttgatttatggcactgccgcctgatccaaacatatgatttggcataaaagcaagggagacagaccaatctgggaagatcatatttgacttcccacacaacatgtcttgtgtatgtatgtatgtatgtatgtatgtgtagcagcagAAGATCGATTTCATATTGTATATGCAgcatattgtatgtatatgtaagtatcaggaagatcgcatTTGACTTccctctttgtttgtgtgtagccaacgcaggctaggtatgatgatttactctatctctattcttaatttgtgtattctgtaattgactattggaattctaaagctaataacctacctgtctgcgaataaactattttgtttgtaacttgcgtgatctccatgactctaattcatcttgtaccctttcagcctaaattacaactgaatactcaggggaaTGATATAGACCAGAGACCGACTGATCAGTGGCTTTGTATTatttgtggtagttctaagctgagGCCGTCAAGTTCGGCCCataaaaggattggtggtggatggctcttgtaatttggtgcgaagggaacccatgggcgttacgacgctggttcctgtcaaattagctctaaggagcccatttAATGtatgccgacctgggctcgcaactgtcatggcagtgttttgcatgtattgtgttggctagaccctcagcctctgagttctccgccaaactgagatttcagcaataaatgctaatcccgggagcatatattgagtaatggtggcgcaggtaagagtcgagtgtaatcactcctgtaaaaccccacgctaacccaatgacggaattcagcgggggccgaagggggttttgcgtgcttgtccttctggcgttgctgggagaacattagtagggttaattattaccctccatacaagaacagagcacaattacgtttaagaatatactgggtccgttgccacgggtcggatatggattgacctgccccatatcccgcttacagctggccagaaacggatcagtacaattcttaatattctccgttctcaaacggggccgtattgtacgcttagtggttactatagttttactctactatttaaccctactaatattcttccagcaacagcAGAAGGATAAGCACGCAAACCCCTttggccctcgctaaattctgtcattgggttagcgtgagGTTTTACACTAAGCAaaagtatacagagtttcagtgatagcttgtctggagtgaaatttgggcagctacacgttccttgtCCCTCTTTCGGTGTTGAATCAcacgtgtttagctaaacctttatttgtctcaaactgtaagttgcagttgcatcgtatGTGGTACACTCTCATatcttatatagttatatagccagctagtcccatagccaaataagttgcttgctcataatattggttagctaaagtgaactTCAAAAACTACAAAACATATAGTCTTGTGCAGCACACTAATGTTGACAAATGTCAACATTTTCTTGAACATTTccagacggcaggctctgtcatgtttgtcactgtcaactttccagaacagtgcatgttgtggtttgagggtgtttgttgctgcaattcctatcTTGACTGTTAGGAATCCCaaattacctgttgtacctttaaaggtgcactgtcacgcttttttcagttgagcttatttggattaaatgcttaaattatgtgtgtaggcattttttaaatcaccatcAGTGTATCCTTTTTTCTATATATGGGGCAAAACAAACACTGGACGTGTTTCGCcacccataaaccagtctctgaattctagggtggagtttgagtgccCGTTACCTGGGTAACACAGACTGGAGAAATATCACGTGTTTGTTTTGCCCAATATTTAGGAATGGCTCCATTGACGGTGATTTTAAGAATGCCTACAcatataatttaagcatttaatccaaataagatcAACTGAAAAAAGGTTGAGAGTGCTCCTTTACGTCTGGTCCGgtgtttttttgcatcattccttTTTTCCGGGCACTTttctatggtaacaggatataccattttaaagcgttaaaactcacggtccGATCAGTGTAACCTATTTttagatgccattgctttagcgacaacataccttttcagtgagaataaaagctTCCTTCCTTCACTGTGTTTaggcttctgtaactttgctttTGTAATATCTCAAGTAATTCTGACTGGAAAACAACCCCCAAAAGGAtacatttcagaagagaccaggattacgcaaatcaaaagggttcaagaatagtagccattttattttgggtatgtcattttcaagcttgtgtcaagaaaaaggCCAATATATAATGGATTAATGCATTTTCACATGCTTATGCCTTGTTCAGGAGGGCACATGGCTATGGTCCGATGGTACAAGTGCAAATTTCAAGGAAGGACTAGCCTTTTCAAGCTGGAATTCTGGAGAGCCCAACAATCAGGGAGAAGAGGGCTGTGTGCACTCAAACTTTGGAGGTAAGCATTCACTCTGTCTCCCTACCACTGCAGGAGACATGATGGAAATACGCTGATTCCTCTCTCCATTTGTTTTACCCATAGGCCAAAAAGACTGGAACGATACTGAATGTGATGGAAAGTATCCGTTCATCTGTGGCTTACGCCTTGGTTGTATGCCTGTCTGAACCAAGTTGAAGTAGCTCATGCGGATGCTGCTTTGTGTCTCTTAATAAACCTCCCCGAGCATTGAATACTTGCTgtatggttgttgttgttttgtttatttattttgttgttttaaaacacaaatcGGAGAAAACTTATTTTAAGTACAGCCTGACCAATGTCACCCGAGATGACAGCTGCATCTCCTCTTTAATGTCATAATTGTAAAGAAATCAGATTATTTATAAAGTTCCCAAATTCAAAACCTATTCATAACTTGCCAATTGCACCTGAAtcataaaaatatgtaaa encodes the following:
- the LOC133136204 gene encoding lactose-binding lectin l-2-like, with amino-acid sequence MAIFALPAFLVVAVLSSMTLVSQGAETDLCQGPCYSGWTYHNGRCFQHIADEKTWLDAELHCVSLGGNLASEHSEDDHVFLKKLNGNDKSFWIGLSDTHKEGTWLWSDGTSANFKEGLAFSSWNSGEPNNQGEEGCVHSNFGGQKDWNDTECDGKYPFICGLRLGCMPV